Proteins from a single region of Corynebacterium pseudogenitalium:
- a CDS encoding aspartate kinase: MALIVQKYGGSSLESADRIRAVAERIVATKKQGHDVVVVCSAMGDTTDELLDLAARVNPTPPAREMDMLLTAGERISNSLVAMAVASFGADVQSFTGSQAGVITTERHGNARIIEVTPGRVQEAIDAGRIAIVAGFQGVNRDTKDVTTLGRGGSDTTAVALAAALGADECEIYSDVDGVYTADPRIVHDARKLDKLCFEEMLELAASGSKILVLRSVEYARAFNVPMRVRSSYSNDPGTLVAGALEDIPMEEAVLSGVATDASEAKITILGVKDLPGEAAKVFRVLADNEINIDMVLQNISSLHNLTTDITFTLPIADGPRAMELLKALQAKEGWDNITYNDQIGKVSLIGAGMKTHPGVTADFTEALRDAGVNIDMITTSEIRITAVVREIDLEEATRAIHDKFELGGDEPAIVYAGTGR; encoded by the coding sequence ATGGCATTGATCGTGCAGAAATACGGGGGCTCGTCCCTCGAAAGCGCCGACCGCATACGCGCGGTTGCTGAACGCATCGTTGCCACTAAGAAGCAGGGGCACGATGTCGTGGTGGTGTGTTCCGCAATGGGCGACACCACCGACGAGCTGCTGGATCTCGCCGCCCGCGTCAACCCAACGCCGCCAGCCCGCGAGATGGACATGCTGCTCACCGCAGGCGAGCGCATCTCGAACTCGCTGGTCGCGATGGCGGTCGCATCCTTCGGCGCTGATGTGCAGTCCTTCACCGGCTCGCAGGCGGGCGTCATCACCACCGAGCGCCACGGCAACGCCCGCATTATTGAGGTGACGCCGGGCCGCGTCCAAGAAGCTATCGACGCCGGCCGCATCGCCATCGTCGCCGGCTTCCAGGGCGTCAACCGTGACACCAAGGACGTCACCACCCTCGGCCGCGGCGGGTCCGACACCACCGCCGTCGCCCTCGCCGCCGCCCTCGGCGCCGACGAGTGCGAAATCTACTCGGACGTCGACGGCGTCTACACCGCCGACCCACGCATCGTCCACGATGCCCGCAAACTCGACAAGCTCTGCTTCGAAGAGATGCTTGAGCTCGCCGCGTCCGGCTCGAAAATCCTTGTGCTGCGCAGTGTGGAATATGCGCGCGCATTCAACGTACCCATGCGGGTGCGTTCGTCATACAGCAACGATCCCGGCACCCTCGTCGCCGGAGCATTGGAGGATATCCCCATGGAAGAAGCAGTACTGTCCGGCGTTGCCACCGACGCCTCCGAAGCGAAAATCACCATCCTCGGCGTCAAGGACCTGCCAGGGGAGGCCGCCAAGGTGTTCCGCGTCCTCGCCGACAACGAGATCAACATCGACATGGTGCTGCAGAACATCTCCAGCCTCCACAACCTGACCACCGACATCACCTTCACCCTCCCAATTGCCGACGGCCCCCGCGCCATGGAACTGCTCAAGGCCCTCCAGGCGAAAGAAGGCTGGGACAACATCACCTACAACGACCAGATCGGCAAGGTGTCCCTCATCGGTGCGGGCATGAAGACCCACCCGGGCGTCACTGCCGACTTCACCGAAGCACTTCGCGACGCCGGCGTGAACATCGACATGATCACCACCTCCGAAATCCGCATCACCGCCGTGGTGCGCGAAATCGACCTCGAGGAAGCCACCCGCGCTATCCACGACAAGTTCGAACTCGGCGGCGACGAACCAGCCATCGTCTACGCTGGCACCGGACGCTAA
- a CDS encoding DMT family transporter produces MQNDFLAISFALTSALLIAVGTVWRHRILRAGRSTTEVNPSPLSSLRRPAWWASLALALAAYGFQALALAFGSLLVVQPILVLSLMFTLLLSARVEHRTMSPQGTAWATLLTIFVAVVILVGRPVPGTAPPGMVGWVLAIGVGLAWMVGTVAFARTRGAATQALAYGILCGAIFGYLAVFSKVAVDAYVHGGVVGLVESWQFWAMLACAVLGTAVQQFAFGASKLATTLPAMKVVEPLVALTLGIVLLGENFAVSSVGGWVAMVASIIMMLASAAMLTRVSIQVG; encoded by the coding sequence ATGCAGAACGACTTCCTTGCGATTAGCTTTGCGCTCACGTCTGCGCTGCTCATCGCGGTGGGGACGGTGTGGCGCCACCGCATCTTGCGCGCCGGCCGCTCCACAACGGAGGTCAATCCCTCACCGCTTTCTTCTTTGCGACGCCCCGCCTGGTGGGCATCGCTCGCCCTTGCGCTGGCCGCGTACGGATTTCAGGCGCTGGCGCTGGCGTTCGGATCCCTGCTGGTAGTCCAGCCGATTCTGGTGCTGTCACTGATGTTCACGCTGCTACTTTCGGCGCGCGTGGAGCACCGCACAATGTCGCCGCAGGGCACGGCGTGGGCGACGCTGCTGACCATTTTCGTTGCGGTGGTGATCCTGGTGGGCCGCCCGGTGCCGGGCACCGCCCCGCCGGGAATGGTCGGCTGGGTGCTGGCAATCGGGGTTGGGCTGGCCTGGATGGTCGGGACGGTCGCGTTCGCCCGTACCCGTGGCGCCGCTACGCAGGCGCTGGCCTACGGCATCCTGTGCGGCGCGATCTTCGGCTACCTGGCGGTGTTTTCCAAGGTGGCTGTGGACGCCTACGTACACGGCGGAGTCGTTGGACTTGTGGAGTCGTGGCAGTTCTGGGCCATGCTGGCCTGCGCGGTGCTGGGCACGGCAGTGCAGCAGTTCGCGTTCGGCGCCAGCAAGCTGGCCACCACGCTGCCGGCCATGAAGGTTGTTGAGCCGCTGGTGGCGCTCACCTTGGGCATCGTGCTGCTTGGGGAGAACTTCGCCGTGTCCAGTGTTGGGGGTTGGGTGGCGATGGTGGCGTCGATAATTATGATGCTGGCCAGCGCGGCGATGCTCACACGGGTCAGTATTCAAGTGGGATAG
- the recR gene encoding recombination mediator RecR → MFEGPLQDLIDELSRLPGVGPKSAQRIAFHLLQTEPEDIDRLRAALAGVRDGVTFCRICNNVSREAVCRICADSGRKKDLICVVEDAKDIQVIERTGEFNGRYHVLGGALDPLANVGPKDLAVTPLLKRIGGVLPDLDGDDAPQITEVILATDPDTEGEATASYLARLLKDFPDLTVSRLASGMPLGGDLEFVDELTLSRALSGRLTL, encoded by the coding sequence ATGTTCGAAGGACCGCTCCAAGACCTTATCGACGAGCTCTCGCGCCTCCCCGGCGTCGGACCCAAGTCTGCGCAACGGATCGCCTTCCACCTCCTCCAAACCGAGCCCGAAGATATCGACCGACTCCGCGCCGCCCTCGCCGGCGTCCGCGACGGCGTGACGTTCTGCCGCATCTGCAACAACGTCTCCCGCGAAGCGGTCTGCCGCATCTGCGCCGACTCCGGCCGCAAAAAAGACCTCATCTGCGTCGTCGAAGACGCCAAAGATATCCAGGTCATCGAGCGGACCGGTGAGTTCAACGGCCGCTACCACGTGCTCGGTGGGGCACTGGACCCACTTGCGAACGTGGGCCCCAAGGACCTCGCCGTCACGCCCCTGCTGAAGCGCATCGGCGGCGTCCTTCCCGACCTCGACGGCGACGACGCCCCCCAAATCACCGAAGTCATCCTCGCCACCGACCCCGACACCGAAGGCGAAGCCACCGCCTCCTACCTGGCCCGCCTGCTCAAGGACTTCCCAGATCTGACCGTCTCCCGCCTGGCCTCCGGCATGCCGCTCGGCGGCGACCTCGAGTTCGTCGACGAGCTCACCCTCTCCCGCGCGCTCTCCGGGCGGCTCACGTTGTAG
- a CDS encoding type 1 glutamine amidotransferase codes for MTNTLTIGLLLPDVLGTYGDDGNALVLRQRARMRGIDTHIRPIPLTEDIPSDCDIYTLGGGEDSAQIIAASRLQASPGLQRAIDAGRPVFAVCAGMQVLGHSFTAHGEEVAGIGVLDVRTSPMSERAIGEVQSHPLLDGLSAPLTGFENHMGGTTLGPDASPLGQVKRGVGNNGSRAGVEGVVQGSVIATYMHGPALARNPELADLLLARALGIHAQELTPLALPEVDQLRKERLR; via the coding sequence GTGACTAACACTTTGACCATCGGCCTGCTGCTGCCCGACGTACTCGGCACCTACGGCGACGACGGCAACGCACTCGTCCTGCGCCAACGCGCCCGCATGCGAGGCATCGACACCCACATCCGACCCATCCCCCTCACCGAGGACATCCCCTCCGACTGCGACATCTACACCCTCGGCGGCGGCGAGGACTCCGCCCAAATCATTGCGGCCTCCCGCCTGCAAGCATCCCCCGGCCTGCAGCGCGCCATCGACGCCGGCCGCCCCGTCTTCGCCGTCTGCGCCGGCATGCAGGTCCTCGGCCACAGCTTCACCGCCCACGGCGAGGAAGTCGCCGGCATCGGCGTCCTCGACGTCCGCACCTCCCCCATGTCGGAGCGCGCCATCGGGGAAGTCCAATCCCACCCACTTCTCGACGGCCTCTCCGCCCCCCTCACCGGATTCGAAAACCACATGGGCGGCACCACCCTCGGCCCCGACGCCTCCCCACTCGGCCAGGTGAAACGCGGCGTGGGCAACAACGGTTCTCGGGCTGGCGTTGAGGGCGTTGTGCAGGGCAGTGTCATCGCCACCTACATGCACGGCCCCGCCCTGGCCCGCAACCCCGAACTTGCCGACCTCCTCCTCGCCCGCGCCCTCGGCATCCACGCCCAGGAACTCACCCCACTCGCGTTGCCCGAGGTGGACCAGCTGCGCAAGGAGCGCCTCAGGTAG
- a CDS encoding Mur ligase family protein, whose product MLSQLRTSVALAAAKAATFASRATGRGAGGMIGGLVANAIDPNIMAGLSKGRPAVLVTGTNGKSTTTKMLVAALRSTRTVATNDGGDNMDAGIISALMAGKDASTIALEVDELHVPHIADRLQPKAFVLLNLSRDQLDRVGEINKIERALRGAVNAHPEATVIANCDDVLMTSVAWDHPNVIWVSAGAGWLGDSVTNPRSGGHVVRTEDDWYAVEPLPDGSEFRRPTPTYAVTDDGLRCPDGGVVTLDLALPGRANRGNAAQAVACAVDVFGVPLASALAAVADVQDVAGRYSTIHFGDHEVRLLLAKNPAGWQEALSMVDRTADGLVIAVNGQVADGEDLSWLWDVKFEDFHGIAVKAAGERGTDLAVRLLYADIEHELIHNCVDAIRACPPGRVEVLANYTAFRDLKKDLHKELDRD is encoded by the coding sequence ATGCTCTCACAACTGCGTACCTCTGTTGCGCTGGCCGCCGCGAAGGCCGCCACGTTCGCGTCGCGCGCCACCGGCCGCGGCGCCGGCGGCATGATCGGCGGGCTCGTTGCCAACGCGATCGACCCGAACATCATGGCAGGCCTGTCCAAGGGGCGCCCGGCCGTGCTGGTGACGGGCACGAACGGCAAGTCCACCACCACAAAGATGCTGGTGGCGGCGCTGCGCTCCACCAGGACCGTGGCCACCAACGACGGCGGCGACAACATGGACGCCGGCATCATCTCCGCGCTCATGGCGGGCAAGGACGCCTCCACGATCGCGCTCGAGGTCGACGAGCTGCACGTCCCCCACATCGCCGACCGGCTGCAGCCGAAGGCGTTCGTGCTGCTCAACCTGTCGCGCGACCAGCTGGACCGCGTCGGTGAGATCAACAAGATCGAGCGCGCCCTCCGCGGCGCCGTCAACGCCCACCCGGAGGCCACTGTCATCGCTAACTGCGACGACGTGCTGATGACCTCCGTCGCCTGGGACCACCCCAACGTCATCTGGGTTTCCGCGGGCGCCGGCTGGCTCGGAGACTCCGTCACCAACCCCCGCAGCGGCGGCCACGTCGTACGCACCGAGGACGACTGGTACGCCGTCGAGCCCCTCCCCGATGGCTCCGAGTTTCGACGCCCTACCCCCACCTACGCCGTCACCGACGACGGCCTGCGCTGCCCGGATGGGGGCGTCGTCACGCTTGACCTGGCGCTACCCGGGCGGGCCAACCGCGGCAACGCCGCACAGGCCGTAGCCTGCGCCGTCGACGTCTTCGGTGTACCACTCGCCTCCGCGCTCGCCGCCGTCGCCGACGTCCAAGACGTCGCCGGGCGCTACTCCACCATCCACTTCGGCGACCACGAAGTCCGCCTCCTGCTGGCCAAGAACCCGGCAGGCTGGCAAGAGGCCCTCTCCATGGTGGACCGCACCGCCGACGGCCTCGTCATCGCCGTCAACGGCCAAGTCGCCGACGGCGAAGACCTCTCCTGGCTCTGGGACGTCAAGTTCGAAGACTTCCACGGCATCGCCGTCAAAGCCGCCGGCGAACGCGGCACCGACCTCGCCGTGCGCCTGCTCTACGCCGACATCGAACACGAACTGATCCACAACTGCGTCGACGCCATCCGCGCCTGCCCACCCGGCCGCGTCGAAGTGCTGGCCAACTACACCGCCTTCCGCGACCTCAAAAAGGACCTACACAAGGAGCTGGACCGTGACTAA
- a CDS encoding YbaB/EbfC family nucleoid-associated protein, protein MTQPNMPQDMQELIRQAAEVQQALQQAQQELLSTTVTGTAGGGLVTVVMTGGAEITDLQIKPEAVDADDVETLQDLILAAYRDAHNKAGELAQEKIGPLTGGAMPQEAPGGQQPAPGEIPFGGII, encoded by the coding sequence ATGACCCAGCCAAATATGCCTCAGGACATGCAGGAACTCATCCGCCAGGCAGCCGAGGTGCAGCAGGCGCTGCAGCAGGCACAGCAGGAGCTGCTCAGCACCACCGTCACCGGCACCGCTGGCGGCGGCCTGGTCACCGTCGTCATGACCGGTGGCGCAGAGATCACCGACCTGCAGATCAAGCCGGAGGCTGTTGACGCCGACGACGTCGAGACGCTGCAGGACCTCATCCTCGCCGCATACCGCGACGCCCACAACAAGGCCGGCGAGCTGGCACAGGAGAAGATCGGCCCACTGACCGGCGGCGCAATGCCACAGGAGGCTCCTGGTGGTCAGCAGCCTGCACCTGGTGAGATTCCGTTCGGCGGCATCATCTAA
- a CDS encoding DNA polymerase III subunit epsilon (3'-5' exonuclease of DNA polymerase III): protein MTTPDHELFPFVAVSALSTSIHPSTGRLLTLDAVTFDENGEVGEDFHAVFNPVKDAGPRHLHNLEKSDFAQAPRFARHLKALNKLIDGRTLIVLDSPTEWGYLVSESRRAMNAAARANRQRARKHNRRRQRVGHIPRPEAIVDILGSARRQGHILIDERLNAVANQVGVLSEPATATVERASVPEEELSRAATLKLVAVYLQLRENGTLTSIDPEDLKADRFGLQRSALRVDAHKREGDVDNPGVYTGAGLKPGMEISISDDVAVDPDELIQAALDAGLNYQEKLTRTASLVVSDAPSRGAELRGKAMHAHRKNIPVLSAQEFLQAVARD, encoded by the coding sequence ATGACAACACCTGACCACGAGCTCTTTCCGTTCGTCGCGGTAAGCGCCCTTTCGACAAGCATCCACCCCTCTACGGGGCGTTTGCTCACCCTCGATGCGGTCACGTTCGACGAAAACGGCGAGGTCGGCGAGGACTTCCACGCCGTATTCAACCCGGTCAAAGACGCCGGCCCACGCCACCTGCACAACCTGGAGAAGAGCGACTTCGCTCAGGCGCCACGGTTCGCGCGGCACCTCAAGGCACTCAACAAGCTTATCGACGGCCGCACCCTCATCGTGCTCGACAGCCCCACGGAGTGGGGGTACCTCGTCTCCGAGTCGCGCCGCGCCATGAACGCCGCCGCCCGCGCCAACCGCCAACGCGCGCGGAAGCACAACCGGCGCCGCCAGCGCGTCGGCCACATCCCGCGCCCCGAAGCAATCGTGGACATCCTCGGCAGCGCACGCCGCCAGGGCCACATCCTCATCGACGAGCGACTCAACGCCGTGGCCAACCAAGTCGGTGTGCTCTCCGAACCGGCCACCGCCACCGTCGAGCGCGCCAGCGTCCCCGAGGAGGAACTCTCCCGGGCGGCCACACTGAAGCTCGTCGCGGTGTACCTGCAGCTGCGCGAAAACGGCACGCTGACCAGCATTGACCCGGAGGACCTCAAGGCGGACCGCTTCGGCCTGCAGCGCTCCGCACTGCGGGTGGACGCGCATAAGCGCGAAGGGGACGTCGATAATCCGGGCGTCTACACGGGTGCGGGCCTCAAGCCAGGCATGGAGATCTCCATCTCCGACGACGTCGCCGTCGACCCCGACGAGCTCATCCAGGCCGCGCTCGACGCCGGGCTGAACTACCAAGAAAAGCTCACACGCACCGCATCCCTCGTAGTATCCGACGCCCCCTCCCGCGGCGCAGAACTGCGTGGCAAAGCGATGCACGCGCACCGCAAAAACATCCCGGTGCTCAGCGCGCAGGAGTTTCTCCAGGCCGTAGCGCGCGACTAA
- the leuA gene encoding 2-isopropylmalate synthase: MTTQPAWNKQQPSKMPAHRYLPFAQEVEPIRLPDRTWPDATITHAPQWCAVDLRDGNQALIDPMNPERKRRMFNLLVEMGYKEIEVGFPSASQTDFNFVREIIEQDMIPDDVTIQVLVQAREHLIRRTFEACSGAKNVIVHFYNSTSKLQREVVFRKDRPAIKKLATDAAELIKGIAKDYPDTNWRWQYSPESFTGTELDFAAEVCDAVVEIMDATPEQPMIINLPATVEMITPNVYADSVEWMHRNLQRRDSIILSLHPHNDRGEGIAAAELGYMAGADRIEGCLFGNGERTGNVDLVTLGLNMLTQGVDPQIDFSDIQRIRDVVEYCNQLRVPERHPYGGDLVFTAFSGSHQDAINKGLDALASKVRPGANSTEVQWEELRETVWEVPYLPIDPKDVGRDYEAVIRVNSQSGKGGVAYIMKTDHGIDMPKAMQPEFSAVVQNITDNEGGEVNSKNMWDIFATTYLDPDSPLELHSFRTSDEEGKDATTTGIRARVTYNGQDHEVTGVGNGPIAAFANALEHIGINVEVQDYSQRARSAGDDADAACYIYADVDGKCAWGAGVAGSTTLASMQAIVSAVNRSTVA, translated from the coding sequence ATGACCACCCAACCAGCCTGGAATAAGCAGCAGCCATCGAAGATGCCAGCGCACCGCTACCTGCCGTTTGCGCAGGAGGTAGAGCCTATCCGCCTGCCGGATCGCACCTGGCCAGACGCCACCATCACGCACGCGCCACAGTGGTGCGCGGTGGACCTGCGCGACGGCAACCAGGCCCTGATTGACCCGATGAACCCGGAGCGCAAGCGCCGCATGTTCAACCTGCTGGTGGAGATGGGTTACAAGGAGATCGAGGTGGGCTTCCCGTCCGCCTCGCAGACTGACTTCAACTTTGTGCGCGAGATCATCGAGCAGGACATGATCCCGGATGACGTCACCATCCAGGTGCTGGTACAGGCCCGTGAGCACCTGATTCGTCGCACGTTCGAGGCTTGCTCGGGCGCGAAGAACGTGATCGTGCACTTCTACAACTCGACGTCGAAGCTGCAGCGCGAAGTGGTGTTCCGGAAAGACCGCCCGGCGATCAAGAAACTGGCGACGGACGCGGCGGAGCTGATCAAGGGCATCGCGAAGGATTACCCGGACACGAACTGGCGCTGGCAGTACTCGCCGGAGTCCTTCACCGGCACTGAGCTGGACTTTGCGGCTGAGGTGTGCGACGCCGTCGTCGAGATCATGGACGCGACCCCTGAGCAGCCGATGATCATCAACCTGCCGGCGACCGTCGAAATGATTACCCCAAATGTGTATGCGGACTCGGTGGAGTGGATGCACCGCAACCTGCAGCGCCGCGACTCCATCATCCTGTCGCTGCACCCCCACAACGACCGCGGCGAAGGCATCGCCGCGGCCGAGCTGGGCTACATGGCGGGCGCGGACCGCATCGAAGGCTGCCTGTTCGGCAACGGTGAACGCACCGGCAACGTCGACCTGGTCACACTGGGCCTGAACATGCTGACGCAGGGCGTCGACCCGCAGATCGACTTCTCTGATATCCAGCGCATCCGCGACGTCGTGGAGTACTGCAACCAGCTGCGCGTCCCCGAGCGCCACCCATACGGCGGCGACCTGGTCTTCACGGCGTTCTCCGGCTCGCACCAGGACGCTATTAATAAAGGCCTGGACGCACTGGCGAGCAAGGTGCGCCCAGGCGCAAACTCCACCGAGGTGCAGTGGGAAGAGCTGCGCGAGACGGTCTGGGAGGTCCCGTACCTGCCGATCGACCCGAAGGATGTGGGCCGCGACTACGAGGCTGTCATCCGCGTCAACTCCCAGTCCGGCAAGGGTGGCGTTGCCTACATCATGAAGACGGACCACGGCATCGATATGCCGAAGGCGATGCAGCCGGAGTTCTCCGCGGTGGTGCAGAACATCACCGACAACGAAGGCGGCGAGGTCAACTCGAAGAACATGTGGGACATCTTCGCCACGACCTACCTGGATCCAGATTCGCCACTGGAGCTGCACTCCTTCCGCACGTCGGATGAGGAAGGCAAGGACGCCACGACGACCGGGATCCGCGCGCGCGTGACCTACAACGGCCAGGACCACGAAGTCACGGGTGTCGGTAACGGCCCGATCGCGGCGTTCGCGAACGCTCTGGAGCACATCGGCATCAACGTCGAGGTGCAGGACTACTCGCAGCGCGCCCGCTCCGCGGGTGACGACGCCGACGCGGCCTGCTACATCTACGCGGATGTCGACGGCAAGTGTGCGTGGGGCGCTGGCGTGGCAGGATCGACGACGTTGGCGTCGATGCAGGCCATCGTGTCCGCGGTGAACCGTTCGACGGTCGCGTAA
- the tet(W) gene encoding tetracycline resistance ribosomal protection protein Tet(W) encodes MKIINIGILAHVDAGKTTLTESLLYASGAISEPGSVEKGTTRTDTMFLERQRGITIQAAVTSFQWHRCKVNIVDTPGHMDFLAEVYRSLAVLDGAILVISAKDGVQAQTRILFHALRKMNIPTVIFINKIDQAGVDLQSVVQSVRDKLSADIIIKQTVSLSPEIVLEENTDIEAWDAVIENNDKLLEKYIAGEPISREKLVREEQRRVQDASLFPVYYGSAKKGLGIQPLMDAVTGLFQPIGEQGSAALCGSVFKVEYTDCGQRRVYLRLYSGTLRLRDTVALAGREKLKITEMRIPSKGEIVRTDTAYPGEIVILPSDSVRLNDVLGDPTRLPRKRWREDPLPMLRTSIAPKTAAQRERLLDALTQLADTDPLLRCEVDSITHEIILSFLGRVQLEVVSALLSEKYKLETVVKEPTVIYMERPLKAASHTIHIEVPPNPFWASIGLSVTPLPLGSGVQYESRVSLGYLNQSFQNAVRDGIRYGLEQGLFGWNVTDCKICFEYGLYYSPVSTPADFRSLAPIVLEQALKESGTQLLEPYLSFTLYAPREYLSRAYHDAPKYCATIETVQVKKDEVVFTGEIPARCIQAYRTDLAFYTNGQSVCLTELKGYQAAVGKPVIQPRRPNSRLDKVRYMFQKIM; translated from the coding sequence ATGAAAATAATCAATATTGGAATTCTTGCCCATGTAGACGCTGGAAAGACGACCTTGACGGAGAGCCTGCTATATGCCAGCGGAGCCATTTCAGAACCGGGGAGCGTCGAAAAAGGGACAACGAGGACGGACACCATGTTTTTGGAGCGGCAGCGTGGGATTACCATTCAAGCGGCAGTCACTTCCTTCCAGTGGCACAGATGTAAAGTCAACATTGTGGATACGCCCGGCCACATGGATTTTTTGGCGGAGGTGTACCGCTCTTTGGCTGTTTTAGATGGGGCCATCTTGGTGATCTCCGCTAAAGATGGCGTGCAGGCCCAGACCCGTATTCTGTTCCATGCCCTGCGGAAAATGAACATTCCCACCGTTATCTTTATCAACAAGATCGACCAGGCTGGCGTTGATTTGCAGAGCGTGGTTCAGTCTGTTCGGGATAAGCTCTCCGCCGATATTATCATCAAGCAGACGGTGTCGCTGTCCCCGGAAATAGTCCTGGAGGAAAATACCGACATAGAAGCATGGGATGCGGTCATCGAAAATAACGATAAATTATTGGAAAAGTATATCGCAGGAGAACCAATCAGCCGGGAAAAACTTGTGCGGGAGGAACAGCGGCGGGTTCAAGACGCCTCCCTGTTCCCGGTCTATTATGGCAGCGCCAAAAAGGGCCTTGGCATTCAACCGTTGATGGATGCGGTGACAGGGCTGTTCCAACCGATTGGGGAACAGGGGAGCGCCGCCCTATGCGGCAGCGTTTTCAAGGTGGAGTATACAGATTGCGGCCAGCGGCGTGTCTATCTACGGCTATACAGCGGAACGCTGCGCCTGCGGGATACGGTGGCCCTGGCCGGGAGAGAAAAGCTGAAAATCACAGAGATGCGTATTCCATCCAAAGGGGAAATTGTTCGGACAGACACCGCTTATCCGGGTGAAATTGTTATCCTTCCCAGCGACAGCGTGAGGTTAAACGATGTATTAGGGGACCCAACCCGGCTCCCTCGTAAAAGGTGGCGTGAGGACCCCCTCCCCATGCTGCGGACGTCGATTGCGCCGAAAACGGCAGCGCAAAGAGAACGGCTGCTGGACGCTCTTACGCAACTTGCGGATACTGACCCGCTTTTGCGCTGCGAGGTGGATTCCATCACCCATGAGATCATTCTTTCTTTTTTGGGCCGGGTGCAGTTGGAGGTTGTTTCCGCTTTGCTGTCGGAAAAATACAAGCTTGAAACAGTGGTAAAGGAACCCACCGTCATTTATATGGAGCGGCCGCTCAAAGCAGCCAGCCACACCATCCATATCGAGGTGCCGCCCAACCCGTTTTGGGCATCCATCGGACTGTCTGTTACACCACTCCCGCTTGGCTCCGGTGTACAATACGAGAGCCGGGTTTCGCTGGGATACTTGAACCAGAGTTTTCAAAACGCTGTCAGGGATGGTATCCGTTACGGGCTGGAGCAGGGCTTGTTCGGCTGGAACGTAACGGACTGTAAGATTTGCTTTGAATACGGGCTTTATTACAGTCCGGTCAGCACGCCGGCGGACTTCCGCTCATTGGCCCCGATTGTATTGGAACAGGCATTGAAGGAATCAGGGACGCAACTGCTGGAACCTTATCTCTCCTTCACCCTCTATGCGCCCCGGGAATATCTTTCCAGGGCTTATCATGATGCACCGAAATACTGTGCCACCATCGAAACGGTCCAGGTAAAAAAGGATGAAGTTGTCTTTACTGGCGAGATTCCCGCCCGCTGTATACAGGCATACCGTACTGATCTGGCCTTTTACACCAACGGGCAGAGCGTATGCCTTACAGAACTGAAAGGGTATCAGGCCGCTGTCGGCAAGCCAGTCATCCAGCCCCGCCGTCCAAACAGCCGCCTGGACAAGGTGCGCTATATGTTTCAGAAGATAATGTAA